From the genome of Desulfobotulus pelophilus, one region includes:
- the lon gene encoding endopeptidase La: MAEIDKDDLISIIEENHDVEDVPETLPLMPVRDVVIFTDMLLPLFIGRERSIEAVDKALSSNRYLMLATQKDPASEEPGPDDIYGVGTVCRVLRMLKLPDGRMKTLVQGICKARILEFVGEEGPLFVRIERMEEKEVEELSMEAEALVRTVRDQSEKILAFRGEFSGDVGSILDSIEEPGRLADLVASNLRLKLSEAQELLEIEDPVARLRRVSDLLIREVELSAMQAKIHSEVRDEISKNQRDYFLREQVRAIHKELGEADERTQEIEEYRKRIKKAKMPKPAQEEATKQLRRMEQMHPDSSETAVVRTYLDWLLDMPWNKSTKDVLDIKKAKQLLDKEHFGLERVKERILDYLSVRKLNPSMKGPILCFLGPPGVGKTSLGRAIAAAMGRKFYRLSLGGIRDEAEIRGHRRTYIGAMPGRILQGLKQCESKNPVFMMDEIDKVGSDYRGDPSSALLEALDPEQNAEFSDHYLNLAFNLSSVMFILTANMTDTIPSALLDRMEIIEIPGYTPEEKLEIARRYLLPRQIKENGLQKDALILGDAAIKLIIEEYTAEAGVRNLEREIGTICRKAARKTAEGHTGKIRVDRANLSKFLGIARFQPEMDKDENQIGLATGLAWTSVGGEVLYIEASLLPGKGELIMTGQIGEIMQESARAALTYVKANLGRMGKGASYLDDLDIHIHVPAGAIPKDGPSAGVAMITALASAITEKPVNQDFAMTGEVTLRGRVLPIGGLKEKALGALRGGVTTILIPEKNRKDLAEIPSSLKRKMNFIAVKDVEEVLKKAISEDVLAATPPPSVKKVKSKKKATP; encoded by the coding sequence ATGGCAGAAATCGATAAGGACGATCTTATCAGCATCATAGAAGAAAATCATGATGTGGAGGATGTTCCGGAAACCCTTCCTCTCATGCCCGTACGGGATGTGGTTATTTTTACCGATATGCTGCTGCCGCTGTTTATCGGAAGAGAGCGTTCCATAGAGGCAGTGGATAAGGCCCTTAGCTCCAACCGCTACCTGATGCTGGCTACTCAGAAGGATCCGGCCAGTGAAGAGCCCGGTCCTGATGATATTTACGGTGTGGGTACTGTCTGCCGTGTTCTGCGTATGCTGAAACTGCCCGATGGTCGCATGAAAACGTTGGTTCAGGGGATCTGTAAAGCACGGATTCTTGAATTTGTTGGAGAAGAGGGGCCTCTTTTTGTCCGCATTGAGCGTATGGAGGAGAAGGAGGTCGAAGAGCTTTCCATGGAAGCGGAAGCCCTTGTCCGTACAGTGCGGGATCAGAGTGAAAAGATTCTGGCTTTCCGGGGTGAGTTCTCCGGAGATGTGGGCAGTATTCTGGACAGTATTGAAGAGCCGGGACGGCTTGCGGATCTGGTGGCTTCCAACCTCAGGCTGAAGCTGTCGGAAGCCCAGGAACTTCTGGAAATCGAAGACCCTGTTGCCCGCCTGCGGCGGGTCAGTGATCTTCTGATCCGCGAGGTGGAACTTTCTGCCATGCAGGCCAAGATTCATTCCGAGGTGCGGGATGAGATTTCTAAAAATCAGCGGGATTATTTTCTGCGGGAGCAGGTCCGGGCCATCCACAAGGAGTTGGGAGAAGCGGACGAGCGCACTCAGGAGATCGAGGAATACAGAAAACGTATTAAAAAAGCCAAAATGCCCAAACCCGCCCAGGAGGAGGCCACCAAACAGCTGCGCCGTATGGAGCAGATGCATCCGGATTCATCGGAAACGGCTGTGGTGCGGACCTATCTGGACTGGCTGCTGGATATGCCGTGGAATAAAAGTACAAAAGATGTGCTGGATATCAAAAAGGCCAAGCAGCTTCTGGATAAGGAGCACTTTGGACTGGAGCGGGTGAAGGAAAGAATTCTGGATTATTTGAGCGTGCGCAAGCTCAATCCTTCCATGAAGGGTCCTATTCTCTGCTTTCTCGGACCTCCCGGTGTGGGAAAAACCTCTCTGGGCCGGGCCATTGCGGCGGCCATGGGCCGGAAATTCTACCGTCTTTCTTTGGGCGGAATCCGGGATGAGGCGGAAATCCGGGGACATCGCAGAACTTATATCGGTGCCATGCCCGGCCGGATTTTGCAGGGATTGAAGCAGTGCGAGTCTAAAAATCCCGTTTTCATGATGGACGAGATCGATAAGGTTGGTTCCGATTACAGGGGCGATCCTTCCTCTGCCTTGCTGGAGGCACTGGACCCGGAGCAGAACGCGGAGTTTTCCGATCATTATCTGAACCTTGCCTTTAATCTTTCCTCCGTTATGTTCATTCTCACGGCCAATATGACGGATACCATTCCGTCGGCACTGCTGGATCGCATGGAGATTATTGAAATCCCAGGGTATACACCGGAAGAAAAGCTTGAAATAGCAAGGCGTTATCTTCTGCCCCGTCAGATTAAGGAAAACGGGTTGCAGAAAGACGCCCTGATACTCGGGGATGCGGCTATCAAATTGATTATAGAGGAGTATACGGCAGAAGCCGGTGTGAGGAATCTGGAAAGGGAGATCGGCACCATCTGCCGTAAAGCTGCCCGGAAAACCGCCGAAGGGCATACGGGTAAAATCCGTGTGGACCGGGCCAACCTGTCAAAATTTCTGGGTATTGCCAGATTCCAGCCTGAAATGGATAAGGATGAGAATCAGATTGGCCTTGCTACGGGTCTTGCCTGGACTTCCGTTGGTGGTGAGGTGCTCTACATTGAGGCCTCTTTGCTGCCGGGTAAGGGTGAACTCATCATGACAGGTCAGATTGGTGAGATTATGCAGGAATCGGCCCGGGCTGCCCTGACCTATGTGAAGGCCAATCTGGGGCGTATGGGTAAGGGCGCCTCCTATCTGGATGATCTGGATATCCATATTCATGTGCCTGCGGGAGCCATTCCCAAAGATGGCCCTTCGGCTGGTGTGGCCATGATTACAGCCCTTGCTTCGGCCATTACGGAAAAGCCGGTGAATCAGGATTTTGCCATGACAGGGGAAGTCACCCTCCGGGGCCGTGTGCTGCCCATAGGCGGATTGAAAGAAAAGGCGCTGGGGGCCTTGCGCGGCGGAGTTACGACCATCCTGATTCCTGAAAAAAACCGGAAGGATCTTGCGGAGATACCTTCTTCTCTGAAGCGGAAAATGAACTTTATCGCCGTAAAAGACGTGGAGGAAGTGCTGAAGAAAGCTATTTCCGAGGATGTCCTTGCCGCGACTCCGCCCCCTTCCGTAAAAAAGGTAAAAAGCAAAAAGAAGGCAACTCCATGA
- a CDS encoding YcjF family protein: MLLQQSVQKLASLMFPEKNPELKPAFQYSREHLPTLWLLGKTGAGKSSLIQAVTGLDGVEVGNGFRPCTPSSRRYVFPPDKPLMAFLDTRGLAEADYDPYEDIRACSAASHALIVVMRAEDPEQSEVLRALEQIRASGSVRDLLLVHTGIELVDTVDERQRCIRHNRDQVERVWGLADQVAVDFVGREGFPSGIGDLVGKLQEHLPVIAALFEKEMNAGVEEENFLRLKKDVMWYAGAAAATDAVPGLGFFAVPAIQSKMLHSLAGQYGLEWNRTLLRDFFGAMGAGFAVQYAAAFGRRQLVKLIPVYGQIIGGVSAGVASYGFTYAMGRVACMYFYGKSSGDPPSPEEMRERFDRVFARMTKVMHDENK, from the coding sequence ATGCTGCTGCAGCAATCTGTACAGAAACTGGCTTCACTGATGTTTCCGGAGAAGAACCCGGAACTGAAACCCGCTTTTCAGTACAGCCGTGAGCACCTGCCCACTCTCTGGCTTCTGGGTAAAACGGGAGCAGGAAAGTCCTCTTTGATTCAGGCTGTGACAGGGCTGGATGGGGTGGAGGTGGGCAATGGATTCCGCCCCTGCACGCCCTCATCCCGGCGTTATGTTTTTCCGCCGGATAAACCCCTCATGGCTTTTCTGGATACCCGTGGTCTGGCCGAGGCCGACTATGATCCTTACGAAGATATCCGGGCCTGCAGTGCTGCCAGCCACGCCCTCATTGTGGTGATGCGGGCGGAGGATCCGGAGCAGAGCGAGGTTCTGCGCGCTCTGGAACAGATTCGTGCATCCGGATCTGTCCGGGACCTGCTTCTGGTGCATACGGGTATTGAACTCGTGGATACGGTGGATGAGAGGCAGCGCTGCATCCGTCATAACCGGGATCAGGTGGAGAGGGTCTGGGGACTGGCGGATCAGGTAGCCGTTGATTTTGTGGGCAGGGAGGGCTTTCCTTCTGGCATTGGAGATCTTGTGGGTAAACTGCAGGAACATCTTCCGGTGATTGCCGCTCTCTTTGAAAAGGAAATGAACGCAGGTGTGGAAGAGGAAAATTTCCTCCGGCTGAAGAAAGACGTGATGTGGTATGCCGGTGCCGCAGCCGCCACCGATGCCGTACCGGGTCTGGGTTTTTTTGCCGTTCCTGCCATTCAGTCCAAGATGCTGCACAGTCTGGCAGGACAGTACGGCCTGGAGTGGAACCGGACTCTTCTCAGGGATTTTTTCGGAGCCATGGGTGCGGGTTTTGCCGTGCAGTATGCGGCGGCCTTCGGTCGCAGGCAGCTTGTGAAACTCATTCCCGTTTACGGTCAGATCATCGGCGGTGTTTCCGCAGGTGTGGCGAGCTATGGGTTTACCTATGCCATGGGCCGGGTTGCCTGTATGTATTTTTACGGCAAAAGCAGCGGAGATCCTCCTTCTCCTGAAGAGATGCGGGAGCGTTTTGACAGGGTCTTTGCCCGCATGACCAAGGTGATGCATGATGAAAATAAGTAA
- a CDS encoding YkvA family protein — translation MKAPDQEKQDDFYRKIRMKVKAWAESGKGKQSRWSEYILLAPDMFYLLCKLVVDPDVPAGEKAKLAFAIAYFISPVDLLPEAILGPVGYLDDIILATYALNSVVSRTPEHVVRRHWAGDGDILEVMQRVLAVADEMIGAGLIRKIKALMAGK, via the coding sequence ATGAAGGCACCGGATCAAGAGAAACAGGATGATTTTTACCGGAAAATTCGGATGAAAGTGAAGGCGTGGGCGGAATCCGGCAAGGGGAAACAAAGCCGGTGGTCGGAATATATTCTGCTGGCTCCGGATATGTTTTATCTTCTCTGCAAGCTGGTGGTGGACCCGGATGTCCCGGCAGGAGAAAAGGCCAAGCTTGCCTTTGCCATTGCCTATTTTATTTCTCCGGTGGACCTTCTGCCGGAAGCCATTTTAGGGCCTGTAGGGTATCTGGATGATATTATTCTCGCTACCTATGCTCTGAACAGTGTGGTCAGCCGTACACCGGAGCATGTGGTGCGCAGGCACTGGGCCGGTGATGGGGACATCCTTGAGGTGATGCAGCGCGTTCTGGCTGTGGCCGATGAAATGATCGGTGCCGGTCTGATACGGAAAATAAAAGCTTTGATGGCTGGAAAGTAA
- a CDS encoding FecR family protein, whose amino-acid sequence MSFPTFHIRTIPLFIGCVFSSFCLLYAASALADTAETAPKPKSHAGIVLTHTEGSVRILDPSSPFPKAPGELPRILQTGDRVQTQRNARALIFSPDGELILDSDSMLHVLESEGTQLESGTALYEITARDGKRVTARTPLVVIGVKGTRFMVSVGEHREDVALFKGRVGIEREDQQPMAFYQAKSPRDMTFSEYVTFQRQSFGDYRKALMQDFSDYKATMAAEFRDFKKEIDLTPGKRLTMGSGETPEAVEADVDRITQENAQSLHLWKQKASQTRTRPDMPSIQN is encoded by the coding sequence ATGTCCTTCCCCACATTTCATATCCGCACCATACCACTGTTCATCGGCTGCGTTTTTAGCTCTTTCTGCCTTCTTTACGCCGCTTCTGCCCTTGCCGACACGGCGGAGACAGCACCGAAACCCAAATCTCACGCAGGTATCGTGCTCACCCACACGGAAGGATCCGTCCGTATTCTTGACCCATCCTCTCCCTTTCCCAAGGCACCTGGAGAACTGCCCCGTATTCTTCAGACCGGAGACAGGGTGCAGACCCAGCGCAACGCCAGAGCCCTGATTTTTTCTCCGGACGGAGAACTGATCCTGGACAGCGACAGCATGCTCCATGTGCTGGAATCCGAAGGCACACAGCTGGAGTCCGGTACCGCTCTCTATGAAATTACGGCAAGGGACGGCAAACGCGTGACAGCCCGCACACCACTGGTGGTGATCGGGGTCAAAGGAACCCGTTTTATGGTTTCAGTTGGTGAACACCGTGAAGATGTGGCCCTTTTCAAAGGACGGGTGGGAATTGAAAGGGAAGACCAGCAGCCCATGGCCTTTTATCAGGCCAAAAGCCCAAGGGACATGACCTTTTCCGAATATGTGACTTTCCAGAGGCAGAGTTTCGGAGATTACCGCAAGGCACTCATGCAGGATTTTTCCGACTACAAAGCCACCATGGCCGCAGAATTCAGGGACTTTAAAAAAGAGATCGACCTGACCCCCGGTAAAAGACTGACCATGGGTAGTGGAGAAACCCCTGAAGCTGTGGAAGCGGATGTGGACAGGATCACCCAAGAGAACGCCCAGTCTCTGCACCTGTGGAAACAAAAGGCATCCCAGACCCGAACACGGCCCGACATGCCTTCCATACAGAATTAA
- a CDS encoding GTPase produces the protein MMKISKGYKAMAGLMDRFFPLMLASAFLPVLVLAAYGLYAVLMGGYILYFALILLGFSLCMTLVILIMARRDRQTKQAMAVDPVINGEVSLPPHWLPADRDVHAAILPEIGDLLKEKPEWIRFHEQGLEVLRRVARQYGREGRHGEWSFTVPEILSVGETISRRYRKVLKEHVPGIDHIRISSFFLIHDHKEHFRKGKRLYDVYRALRLLTPEGWIAELRSYIFRQVFRDMSEEVQQKLRYLFLVEVLRTGIDLYGGHFRLDSEELEESKVARKDQKRLAPPPEPLRISMLGQVSAGKSTLINALTGAMQAEVDILPATDRGQVYCCRMDDGQVLTMVDLPGLDGSEAGQKFLLEEVMSSDLVLWVLKANQPARKLDTDFRERLRKWQEDEKNRGRRRPVLLGVLHQVDRLGLPGRWQPPQDLEADSLLAATIRDALTYNRSLMDLDEILPLALPATDPPFNLDSLKVAIQIHCMAAVHVQMNRRRMDTDVFSLKKEWERTKSGFARMVHIWRDTEEADSSSEEEKEG, from the coding sequence ATGATGAAAATAAGTAAGGGATATAAGGCCATGGCCGGTCTTATGGATCGTTTTTTTCCCTTAATGCTGGCCTCTGCGTTTCTTCCCGTTCTGGTACTGGCTGCTTATGGTCTGTATGCGGTTCTTATGGGTGGGTATATCCTGTACTTTGCCCTGATTCTTCTGGGCTTCAGCCTGTGCATGACCCTTGTCATACTGATCATGGCAAGACGGGACAGACAGACGAAGCAGGCTATGGCTGTGGATCCTGTCATAAACGGTGAGGTGTCTCTGCCCCCCCACTGGCTGCCCGCAGACAGGGATGTCCATGCAGCCATTCTTCCTGAGATCGGGGATCTTCTGAAGGAAAAGCCGGAGTGGATCCGGTTTCACGAACAGGGGCTGGAGGTTCTCCGCCGGGTGGCGCGGCAGTATGGCAGAGAGGGAAGGCACGGAGAATGGTCCTTTACGGTACCGGAAATTCTGTCGGTGGGTGAAACCATCAGCAGGCGTTATCGCAAGGTGCTGAAAGAGCATGTCCCCGGTATTGACCATATCCGGATTTCCTCTTTTTTTCTGATTCATGACCATAAAGAACATTTCCGTAAGGGAAAGCGTCTCTACGATGTGTACCGCGCCCTGCGGCTCCTCACGCCGGAGGGCTGGATCGCCGAGCTGCGCAGTTATATCTTTCGTCAGGTTTTCCGTGATATGAGCGAGGAGGTGCAGCAGAAACTGCGCTATCTTTTTCTGGTGGAAGTACTGCGAACGGGTATTGACCTGTATGGGGGGCATTTTCGGCTGGATTCCGAGGAGTTGGAAGAAAGTAAGGTCGCCCGTAAGGATCAGAAGCGTCTGGCACCGCCTCCAGAGCCTCTGCGCATCTCCATGCTGGGACAGGTCAGTGCCGGTAAATCCACTCTGATCAATGCACTGACGGGAGCCATGCAGGCGGAGGTGGACATCCTTCCCGCTACGGATCGGGGTCAGGTGTACTGCTGCCGCATGGATGACGGTCAGGTCCTTACCATGGTGGATCTGCCCGGTCTGGATGGCAGTGAGGCGGGGCAGAAGTTTCTGCTGGAGGAAGTGATGAGCTCTGATCTCGTGCTGTGGGTACTGAAGGCTAACCAGCCTGCACGGAAACTGGACACGGATTTCAGGGAACGTTTGCGGAAATGGCAGGAGGATGAAAAAAACAGGGGCAGAAGAAGGCCTGTCCTGCTCGGAGTGCTGCATCAGGTGGACAGGCTGGGACTTCCGGGCCGCTGGCAGCCACCGCAGGATCTTGAGGCAGATTCTTTGCTGGCAGCCACCATCAGGGATGCGCTGACATACAACCGCTCACTTATGGATTTGGATGAAATACTGCCCCTTGCCCTGCCTGCAACGGACCCTCCCTTCAATCTGGATTCTCTGAAGGTTGCCATACAGATCCACTGCATGGCGGCGGTTCATGTACAGATGAACAGAAGGCGTATGGATACGGATGTTTTTTCTCTGAAAAAGGAATGGGAGCGGACAAAAAGCGGGTTTGCGCGTATGGTCCATATATGGCGGGATACGGAAGAAGCGGATTCTTCGTCCGAAGAAGAAAAGGAAGGGTAG
- a CDS encoding LysE/ArgO family amino acid transporter, whose protein sequence is MLTPAIYGFSVCLGLIIAIGAQNAFVLNHGIKNNRPFLIAFTCILCDSLLIGIGVAGLGSLLVSRPDFVRWATWGGAAFLMVYGFRAFCSSIRGGGTLQTPNSGNMTKSSLILATLGVTFLNPHTYLDTIVLMGGLSAPFMGTERLGFWLGAVTASSLWFITLTLGARRLAPFFRKAAAWRILDAGVCIIMWGIAAALVQQARTL, encoded by the coding sequence ATGCTGACACCTGCCATTTACGGATTTTCCGTTTGTCTGGGACTGATTATCGCCATCGGCGCACAAAACGCCTTTGTCCTGAATCATGGCATCAAAAACAACCGTCCCTTTCTCATCGCCTTCACCTGCATTCTCTGCGACAGCCTGCTCATCGGTATCGGCGTGGCAGGGCTGGGCAGTCTACTGGTTTCCCGACCGGACTTTGTCCGCTGGGCCACATGGGGAGGGGCAGCCTTTCTTATGGTCTACGGATTCCGGGCCTTCTGCTCCTCCATCCGGGGAGGCGGCACACTCCAGACCCCGAACAGCGGGAACATGACAAAGTCTTCCCTTATTCTGGCCACCCTTGGCGTCACCTTCCTCAACCCCCACACCTATCTGGATACCATTGTACTCATGGGCGGACTTTCCGCCCCCTTCATGGGAACAGAGAGACTGGGATTCTGGCTGGGTGCGGTCACGGCCTCGAGCCTCTGGTTTATCACCCTGACCCTGGGAGCCCGCAGACTGGCCCCCTTTTTCCGGAAAGCAGCCGCATGGCGCATACTGGATGCAGGTGTATGCATCATCATGTGGGGTATTGCGGCTGCCCTGGTACAGCAGGCCCGGACCCTCTGA
- a CDS encoding HD domain-containing protein: MKIYSVGGALRDRILGRRVTDRDYVVLGTDEQCFMAAFPRARKQGREYPVYRVGASEYVLSPFESIEHDLMARDLTINALAEDEEGRLFSHPMALQDLASRTLRPVSGENFLKDPVRVLRAARFASMMPEFILSGDLKEAMASAAARLDGCTAERVGNELVRALHSTLPSRFFRTLADTGCLVPWFEEMEKARKVPAGPPPWHDGSLFDHILDVMDALHGKVLWAWMGLCHDLGKLASPPEKWPSHHGHDEGGVVLAKGLGQRLRLPKRWVEAGMTGARFHMKAGLYDKLRPGTRVDILSALHRLDLVEALFALVRADHGDDFYEMAARDLRLMLAVHLPAGHGLKGPEAGRQLRNLRCQALAAAN; this comes from the coding sequence GTGAAGATTTACAGCGTGGGTGGTGCCCTGAGGGACAGAATACTGGGACGCAGGGTTACGGATCGGGATTATGTGGTTCTGGGCACGGATGAGCAGTGTTTTATGGCAGCCTTTCCCCGGGCCCGGAAGCAGGGGAGGGAGTATCCCGTATACAGGGTGGGGGCTTCGGAGTATGTACTTTCGCCTTTTGAAAGCATAGAACATGATCTCATGGCAAGAGATCTTACCATCAATGCCCTTGCCGAAGATGAGGAGGGGCGTCTGTTCTCCCATCCCATGGCCCTGCAGGATCTGGCCTCCCGTACCCTCAGGCCCGTTAGCGGGGAAAATTTTCTGAAGGATCCGGTCCGGGTGCTGCGGGCGGCCAGATTTGCCAGTATGATGCCGGAATTCATCCTGTCCGGTGACTTGAAAGAGGCCATGGCTTCCGCCGCAGCCCGGCTGGATGGATGCACGGCGGAGCGGGTGGGCAATGAGCTGGTACGGGCGCTCCATTCCACTCTTCCTTCCCGGTTTTTCCGTACTCTTGCTGATACGGGCTGTCTTGTTCCGTGGTTTGAGGAAATGGAAAAGGCGAGAAAGGTGCCCGCCGGTCCTCCGCCCTGGCATGACGGTTCTCTTTTTGATCATATTCTGGATGTAATGGATGCCCTTCATGGGAAGGTCCTATGGGCGTGGATGGGTCTTTGCCATGATCTTGGCAAACTTGCCAGTCCCCCGGAAAAATGGCCTTCCCATCATGGGCATGATGAGGGGGGAGTGGTGCTGGCTAAGGGGCTGGGACAAAGGCTCCGGCTTCCGAAAAGGTGGGTGGAGGCGGGGATGACCGGGGCGCGTTTTCACATGAAGGCTGGCCTCTATGATAAACTGAGACCGGGAACCCGTGTGGATATCCTTTCCGCCCTGCATCGGCTGGATCTGGTGGAGGCTTTGTTTGCCCTGGTGCGGGCGGACCACGGTGATGACTTCTATGAAATGGCTGCAAGGGATCTCCGGTTAATGCTGGCTGTCCATCTTCCGGCAGGCCACGGCCTGAAGGGCCCGGAAGCGGGACGTCAGCTTCGTAATCTGCGTTGTCAGGCACTGGCCGCAGCAAACTGA
- the tsaB gene encoding tRNA (adenosine(37)-N6)-threonylcarbamoyltransferase complex dimerization subunit type 1 TsaB codes for MKLLAADTTTAAASVCILDGQRVLAACFRNPGQTHSRHLLVMLEQVMADAGVRAGELDALVTTLGPGSFTGLRIGVSTLKGLAVSCGLPMFGFSTLEVLAARFLSFSRPVCAMVDARRGEVYAQLFDVSGPVPEARSEACAASLGMVLEQLEGSCLFVGSGAVFYKEQIQEVMGERALWPGCFSHDPDAREAGLLARIKGPEGAVDPSFILPLYLRKSDAEMNWK; via the coding sequence ATGAAACTTCTGGCTGCGGATACCACAACGGCTGCGGCCAGTGTCTGCATACTGGACGGGCAGAGGGTGCTGGCCGCCTGTTTCCGGAATCCCGGTCAGACCCATTCCCGCCATCTGCTTGTGATGCTGGAGCAGGTCATGGCCGATGCGGGGGTTAGGGCCGGTGAGCTGGATGCGTTGGTTACGACTCTGGGCCCCGGTAGTTTTACGGGACTGCGTATTGGTGTCAGTACTCTGAAAGGTCTGGCCGTATCCTGTGGCCTTCCCATGTTTGGCTTCTCCACCCTGGAGGTGCTTGCCGCCCGGTTTCTATCTTTTTCCCGGCCGGTCTGTGCCATGGTGGATGCCCGGAGGGGGGAAGTTTATGCCCAGTTGTTTGATGTTTCAGGGCCTGTACCCGAGGCCCGGTCGGAGGCCTGCGCCGCTTCTCTCGGAATGGTTTTGGAACAACTGGAAGGCAGCTGTCTTTTTGTGGGGAGCGGGGCTGTTTTTTATAAAGAGCAAATTCAGGAGGTCATGGGGGAGAGGGCATTGTGGCCGGGCTGTTTCAGTCATGATCCCGATGCCAGGGAAGCCGGGCTGCTGGCCAGGATAAAAGGCCCGGAAGGAGCCGTGGACCCCTCTTTCATATTGCCTCTGTATCTCAGAAAGTCTGATGCGGAAATGAACTGGAAGTGA
- a CDS encoding LysR family transcriptional regulator ArgP: MLDYKLLEALASVVEEGGFERAAQALHITQSAVSQRIKLLENQTGQVLLVRSYPPRATEPGVRLLKHYRQVASLEADLEDALLPRGPGVYRSLKVGLNADSLTTWFPGAVQSFLLSRDILLDLCTDDQDVTHRLLQDGEVMGCITSRERSLQGCRVQALGSMRYRMLASPAYMERWLPSGPEGLGDLQAPVLIFNRKDRLQDYFFTSVTGHTIRHPVHYIPSASSFLQFILLGLGCGMVPDLQSDRYLGSGALVEVVPNRPMDVPLYWHCWDIGSALLRDFTEVLVLEAGKRLPCIVGQ, from the coding sequence ATGCTGGACTATAAGCTGTTGGAAGCGCTGGCTTCCGTTGTGGAAGAGGGAGGCTTTGAACGGGCGGCTCAGGCGCTGCACATCACCCAGTCTGCGGTTTCCCAGCGGATTAAACTTTTGGAAAACCAGACAGGTCAGGTACTGCTGGTACGGAGTTACCCGCCACGGGCTACAGAGCCCGGAGTCAGGCTTCTGAAACACTACCGGCAGGTGGCCTCTCTGGAGGCAGACCTGGAAGACGCTCTTCTTCCCAGGGGGCCGGGTGTTTATCGCAGCCTGAAAGTAGGCCTGAACGCAGACAGTCTTACCACGTGGTTTCCTGGGGCTGTGCAGTCCTTTCTGCTTTCCCGTGATATTTTGCTGGATCTCTGTACCGATGATCAGGATGTGACCCACCGCCTGCTGCAGGACGGAGAGGTGATGGGGTGTATCACAAGCAGGGAGAGATCCCTTCAGGGCTGCCGCGTTCAGGCTCTGGGCAGCATGCGCTACCGCATGCTGGCATCGCCAGCCTACATGGAGCGGTGGCTTCCGTCCGGACCGGAGGGTCTGGGGGATTTGCAGGCACCTGTGTTGATCTTCAACCGCAAGGACCGCCTGCAGGATTATTTTTTTACTTCGGTAACAGGGCACACCATTCGCCATCCTGTGCATTATATTCCTTCTGCCAGCAGCTTTCTCCAGTTCATACTGCTGGGGCTGGGCTGTGGCATGGTACCGGATCTGCAGAGTGATCGATATCTTGGGTCCGGTGCCCTTGTGGAGGTGGTGCCGAATAGGCCCATGGATGTTCCCCTGTACTGGCACTGCTGGGATATTGGTTCCGCTTTGCTCAGGGATTTTACGGAAGTGCTGGTGCTGGAAGCGGGCAAAAGGCTGCCGTGTATAGTGGGGCAGTAA
- a CDS encoding prepilin peptidase, translated as MTFLTISAFIFGALVGSFLNVCILRIPVGLSIVHPPSRCPACERPIAFYDNVPILSWLLLRGKCRNCKEPVSPRYMLVELLTGSLAAGLMWKFGLQPAAILFFFFAAALVVITFIDIDHRIIPDVISLPGIPAGFLASGYFVIGFMDSAIGILAGGGSLLAVALGYRILTGRDGMGGGDIKLLAMIGAFIGWQGVLFTIFASSLTGTLIGLLTMIKQKEGMRLAIPFGPFLASGALLYLFFGPEIIQLYLRSLGHG; from the coding sequence GTGACCTTTCTGACAATTTCTGCTTTTATTTTTGGTGCTCTTGTGGGCAGTTTTCTCAATGTATGCATCCTGAGGATTCCTGTCGGCCTGTCCATTGTCCACCCACCGTCCCGATGCCCGGCCTGTGAAAGGCCCATAGCCTTTTATGACAATGTTCCCATTCTTTCATGGCTGCTGCTCAGGGGGAAATGCCGGAACTGTAAAGAGCCCGTATCCCCACGCTATATGCTGGTGGAACTGCTGACAGGCTCACTGGCTGCCGGGCTGATGTGGAAATTCGGTCTTCAGCCAGCAGCCATTCTCTTTTTCTTCTTTGCCGCGGCCCTCGTGGTTATCACCTTTATTGACATTGACCACCGCATCATTCCCGATGTGATTTCCCTTCCCGGCATTCCGGCAGGTTTTCTGGCAAGCGGCTATTTTGTCATCGGTTTTATGGATTCCGCCATCGGCATTCTGGCAGGAGGGGGCAGCCTTCTGGCTGTGGCCCTTGGCTACAGGATTCTTACCGGCAGGGACGGTATGGGTGGAGGGGATATCAAACTATTGGCCATGATCGGGGCTTTCATCGGCTGGCAAGGGGTTCTCTTTACCATTTTTGCCTCATCCCTTACGGGTACTCTCATCGGTCTTCTGACCATGATCAAACAGAAGGAAGGCATGCGCCTTGCCATCCCATTCGGTCCTTTCCTTGCATCGGGTGCCCTGCTATATCTTTTTTTCGGCCCTGAAATAATTCAGCTCTATCTGAGGAGCCTGGGCCATGGATAA